One window of the Pradoshia eiseniae genome contains the following:
- a CDS encoding helix-turn-helix transcriptional regulator, protein MSNEVYEVPIVNQEHLPIKLLYITKAKYDIDWHSTNHAHHFTEILYITRGKGTFIFSHEQVPVKEQDLIIINPHVEHTEKSCNTHPLEYIAVGIEGFAFTTPDSSEQVTFHNYIEEKNIYLSYLEQLLEEAESQKNDYELILRNIIEILLLKMLRKKNLNLEKISSQKISKDIAFTKNFIKQHFREKINLDILAKASHMNKYYLSHSFKKLVGLSPIEYLIDIRIRESKILLETTNYPISDISNIIGFSSQSLFSQAFKRETNMTPSQYRKNRSSK, encoded by the coding sequence ATGTCTAATGAAGTATACGAGGTTCCTATAGTCAATCAGGAACATCTTCCGATAAAACTTCTTTATATTACTAAAGCAAAGTATGACATTGATTGGCATAGCACAAACCATGCGCATCATTTTACGGAAATCTTATATATTACTAGAGGCAAAGGGACCTTCATCTTTTCCCATGAGCAAGTTCCTGTCAAAGAACAGGACTTAATCATCATTAATCCGCATGTTGAACACACCGAGAAATCGTGCAATACCCATCCCCTTGAATATATCGCTGTAGGTATAGAAGGGTTTGCCTTTACAACTCCCGATAGTTCAGAGCAAGTGACATTCCATAACTACATAGAGGAAAAGAATATCTATCTTTCTTATCTTGAACAATTACTCGAAGAAGCAGAAAGCCAAAAGAATGATTATGAGTTAATCCTGCGGAATATAATCGAGATATTATTACTTAAAATGCTTAGAAAAAAGAATTTGAACTTAGAGAAAATCTCCTCTCAAAAAATCAGCAAAGATATTGCATTCACAAAAAATTTCATCAAGCAGCATTTCCGCGAGAAGATTAACTTAGACATTTTAGCTAAGGCTAGCCATATGAATAAATACTATCTGTCTCATTCATTCAAAAAACTTGTGGGCCTCTCTCCTATCGAATATTTAATCGATATTCGTATACGAGAAAGCAAAATACTATTAGAAACAACCAATTATCCAATCTCGGATATTTCTAATATCATTGGATTTTCATCTCAATCTCTTTTTTCTCAAGCCTTCAAGCGTGAGACAAATATGACCCCCTCTCAATACCGAAAAAACAGAAGCTCGAAATAG